A genome region from Pygocentrus nattereri isolate fPygNat1 chromosome 6, fPygNat1.pri, whole genome shotgun sequence includes the following:
- the LOC108436783 gene encoding B- and T-lymphocyte attenuator-like, with protein sequence MMDKPFLDMTSVLNGVLLALILLGSVDAQGSTGLCVPAVRVRKSTVYRGSSKSPLRVPCPVSYCEQIPTVRWSRLDDSDQWIPVSETDQVTVTQDHPTAGEKEIISYLSFKNVSVQDGGIYRCVAAGSNSTSQSHNINVSISDTNLDTVNGINSTSATEKKGTMFTWVPYIMICSGILGLFTLVMLISFLSLHGSICSRKAKKQRTQVPPCPNILKYNGHVHSQEKPEQRKKVFDTSKETLEPDMPSQHPVMDQKSTLSRSSGEQGPQQIVYATLEHLTPRETSLISLPSREQLSEYASIRIC encoded by the exons ATGATGGATAAACCATTTCTGGACATGACCTCAGTGTTAAATGGCGTACTCTTGGCTTTAATTCTCCTTGGAAGTGTAGATGCTCAAG GTTCTACTGGTCTGTGTGTTCCTGCAGTCAGAGTTCGCAAGAGCACTGTTTACAGAGGCTCAAGTAAAAGCCCATTAAGAGTCCCCTGCCCTGTGAGTTACTGTGAGCAGATTCCAACTGTTAGATGGTCCAGACTTGATGATTCAGACCAGTGGATACCAGTCAGTGAAACAGATCAAGTAACAGTTACACAGGATCATCCCACTGCAGGCGAGAAGGAGATCATCTCATATTTGAGCTTCAAGAATGTATCAGTTCAGGATGGTGGCATTTATAGATGTGTAGCTGCCGGGTCAAATTCTACATCACAAAGCCACAACATTAATGTGTCTATTTCAG ATACAAACCTGGACACTGTTAATGGAA TCAACTCTACTTCAGCTACTGAAAAGAAAGGTACTATGTTCACATGGGTGCCCTACATCATGATCTGCTCGGGTATCCTCGGCCTGTTCACTCTTGTGATGTTAATCTCTTTCCTGAGCCTACATGGAAGCATAT GTTCAAGAAAAGCTAAAAAACAGAGAACACAA GTACCACCCTGccctaacattttaaaatataatgggCACGTCCACAGCCAGGAAAAGCCAGAGCAGCGAAAGAAAGTCTTTGACACATCCAAAGAAACATTAGAGCCTGACATGCCCTCACAGCACCCAGTGATGGATCAGAAGAGCACACTGAGCAGGAGCAGCGGTGAGCAAGGGCCACAGCAGATCGTTTATGCCACTCTGGAACATCTCACACCCCGAGAAACTTCTTTAATTAGCCTGCCTTCACGAGAACAGCTTTCAGAGTACGCATCCATACGAATTTGCTGA